In the genome of Jaculus jaculus isolate mJacJac1 chromosome 11, mJacJac1.mat.Y.cur, whole genome shotgun sequence, the window TGGAGGATGCCAAAGAAAGGTCCAGCTTGACCCGACCATGGCCATCTTGGTTGTCCATCTTGACTGCCTGGTgacccaggcacatgtgccaaccTTATAGGATAAACAAACTTGTTAAGGTAGCCAGCCGAGCGTTTCATGCCAGCCGCTGACGCCTGCACTGTCTTTGCATTGATGTTGGATGCACTAATGATATTTGAGAAAGCTGGGCTTCATTTTGGGTGATGTGGCCACCTTTGTCCAGCTTAGCATATAAGCCCTCCTTCCTGCTTATGCGTGTGGACATTCATTCCCTGTCTTGCTACCACCCGGGTACCCTAGGACCTGAGTTGTGTTCAGTCTTGGGCTTGCCCTCCTCTTTCTGAGGTCTCACAGCTCCAGTGGCCAAGGTGAGTTCCCAGCGTGTCTCTGAGCTGTGTTGGACAGTCCCCGCAGAGGGGAGGGGGAGTGCCTAGCCCATACAGGGACAGCGGTGACACTGCAGGGAGCCAGTTACTGACCTTTCTCTGCTGAGGTCTGAAAGCCCCCTTGCTCTCCTGGCCACATGAGGGGTGGAATGAGATGTGTTTGTGCCTAAAGTGGGGTCGTTTTAATGGCGTTCTGGGCCCATGTGAAGTCGGAGAGCTCCAAGTTTTAGCAGCACAGGGGTGCCTTCATAGGCCTGGCAGTCAGAAATGTCCATGGGACTCAGGGGGTGTGCCAGGTCCTACTAGGAGCAGTTGTGGGCTCAGGGCAGGAGACTCCAGAGGCCCACATCCTGAGCACCACCCTACCTTCAGGAAGGTCCCACCAAACCTGAGCTGTTCCTTGGACAGAGAGGCGAGAGAGGGTCTGAGGAGGTGAGCTGGGGTGGCCATTGCTGAGGAGGCTGGGCACCTCTGAGTGACAAAGGTCCTGTCCCCCCATCTCCCCTTCCCCTGCAGATGCTGTGGCTGCTGCTCCTGGCTCTGCCCTGCCTGGGAGACTCTGCACCCGAGGTCCCCTGTGAGTCAAACTCACTCAATGCCTGCTCTGCCCCAGGGCCCCCATCACAGCCTGCCACCTATTCTCCCTCGGGGGATGCATCTGGTCCACGCCCCACTCTTTGACCTGTTTATGTTGCTTTTAGCACCTGTCCTCAAAGGCAAACTGGTGGGCATCATGGGAGGCGAAGGTACCCATCAagggaaatggccatggcaggTCAGTTTGAGGATTTACAATTACCGCTGGGCCTACTGGGGGCACATCTGTGGAGGCTCCATCATTCACCCTCAGTGGGTGCTGACCGCCGCCCACTGCATCTTCCGGTGAGACGCAGCCCAGGGTGCTTACTGGAGGGAGgatgtgggggcgggggagggctgCGCCTGAACAGCTGCCTCTGAAAGGCCGTGGTTCTATCCTTGTCCTCACTCAGGAAGGATGCCGACCCCTCAGCATACCGCATCCAGGTCGGAGAAGTGTATCTCTACACGGGGGGGAAGCTGCTCGGTATCCATCAGATCATCAGACACCCTAATGCCACCATTTCCAACCTGGGCTCTGATGTGGCCTTGCTAAGACTGGTCGCCCCGGTGGCCATGAACGACTACGTCAGGCCTGTCACTTTACCGCAACACGGAGACAACTTCACCTCAAGTGATGAGTGCTGGCTGACAGGCTGGGGCAACTATTATAGAGCAGGTAAGTGTAGCTGGGACAGAAGACGGAGGGAGAGGCACAGGCCACATTTGAGCCCCTTTCTCCCAGGGGGTCATTCATGACGACATAAGTGGGAAGTCCCTCCCACATCCCAGTTGTCACCTGGCCTTTTCTGGTTGGGTCTCTTGGCCCCTGGTCAACTTATCCACAAAGTCATAGCAAGAGGCCAGGGCAGAACTAACCTGTGCCAGCTGTCCAGCGGCTGCAGCCGCCTCCCCAGATGGTTCCCAGGCGTTGTTTCTGGGGGCATCCGACTATGATTCCTGCTCGGAGCAATCACGTGTTCCCCAAACCTCTGGGCGGGAGGTCTTCCATATGCATGTCACAGCCAGAGCCCCACAGCTCTGGGCAGCTAGAGCTGGGGGCTTCACTCAGTTGCGAGGGCCTCTGAGGGCCAGATGCGGGCAGGGTAGGGTCCTCCTCGCTCCTCCCAGCTTTGGCAGGGTGGCAGGGTGGGACGAGGGGAGGGGACGCGTGCTCTGCGGCTTGCGGCTGCGTCACGCATCTCTGCCATGTTTGCATGCAGCTCTCTTCTCTGTTTATCTCTTATAAGAATCCTTGCCGTATCCAGGTGGactgttttgtgttttcattgtaaaggtctcactatgcagcccaggctggcctcgaactcactattctcctgcttcagcctcctgacagCTGGGACgacaggcctgtgtcaccacacacatctcagagtgacctcattTTAGCCCAAAGACATCTGTTTAAAGtttggggaaggaaagggttctcTCAAATCCCATCTATAGAATCTGAGTTCATTTGGCTCAGCAGGGTTTGTAGAGATAGCTTGAGGTCATGGCCACTCCCCAGAcatatggggaaactgaggctccagCTGGCTCCCGGCTAGCACCACGGATCAGGGCTAGCATGGCTGGCATTAGGGCTTCTCTTGGTGATGGAGGACAAAGCCCCAGCACCTTTCTGACTCCTCACCCCTCACTCCACCCCAGTGCCCTTGCAGGCACCCTACCAGCTGCAGAAGGTGAGGATCCCGCTGCAGGACGAGCGGAGCTGTGACGAGGCTTATAGGAAGGACCCTCATTTCAGAGACAAAAGCAAGGCCATCCTCGAAGACATGCTGTGTGCTGGCAGTGAGGGTCGAGGCCCCTGCTTGGTGAGCCATTCAGCCCAGCCACGCCCCTCGGGCTCCGTGAGCTGACGGAGGGAGCCTGGATGAGGGAGTTTCTGTGCGTTCTGCCTCTGATGGGGTGTTCTCTCCCTGCAGGGTGACTCTGGGGGTCCCCTGGTATGCTGGAAGACTGACAGATGGGTTCAGGTGGGAGTGGTCAGCTGGGGAATCGAATGCTCCTTGAAGCTGCCTGCAGTCTTCGTCAGAGTCCAGAGCTACTTGGACTGGATCTATGAGTACGTTTAGACTGCTGTGCCCGCCAGCTGCTGAGCAGAGGGGTGTATGTCCCCCACTTCCTGCCTCCTCTGCTGTTTTCTTCTCCAGAAGGGCTTTCAAACCCCACCCCTGTCCTGCAGCCGTGCCACCCCCACGTCCTTCCCTGCTTGACAGGTTGGTGGAGGCCCTCAAAGTGGGGCCTTGCCTTTGTCTCATTAAAGTGGGTGAATAGCAAAGAAACAGAAGTGGTCAGAGTGGTTATTGAGGTGGGTGTGGCTGTGCAGAGGAGGGGTTGGGATGTGGTTCTGGGGCGAGGGTACAGAGAAGGGCTGGTTGGCGGCCATCATCCCCTAATACATCCCCGTGTGGGCATCTTGTCACCCAGAGACGGTGTTGATGGCACCCGGGCATTCAGGATCATTCTTCAGCTCTCTGAGTTACTTGTTCTACTAACCATCTGCTGGGTGACAGGAACTTTGttggcttaaaaaaatatatatattatctgtttatttatgagagagagagagagagaagggggggggaaggagaaaggcagagagagaaagacagagagaaagagagaatagtctcaccagggcttccagcccatccaaatgaacttcagatgtgtgtgcaaccttgtgtatctggcttacatgggtccttggaagtggaacttaggtccttaggcattataggcaaatgccttaactgccaagccatctcttaagTCTCCCCTGTTTtctcaatcttattttttttctttttctgttttgtttttcatgatagggtttcactgtagtccaggctcacctgaaattcactatgtagtctcagggtggcctcgaactcatggcaatcctcctatctctgcctcccaagtgctgggattgaaggcgtgcgccaccacgcctggctccccctTTATTGATGAGGGATaatactttagtccaggctgatttggaactcactctataggtccagggtggccttgaactcatagcaattcccctacttctgcctcccaagtgatgggagtaaaggcatgtgccaccacaccagctttttttttttttttttaatctcagggTCAGCAGGGGATTTGTAAAAGGGGTTTGAAGTAGTGCAAGCCTACAGGCTATGTCACAGAAGGAGGACATCCTCAGAACACAGATTTGTACTCCCGAGGGTCCGTTCGTCTGGCAAGGAGAGCCCAGGCAAGTGCAAGCTCCCTGAGCATCAGGACGTGGTGTGTGCTAGTTGGAAATATCCACCTCTCTTCATAAAGAGACTGAGAGGCTGTGCCGTGAAAGTGAGGCAGTTTCTTTTCAATTCTGCAGGTCGAATgccaaccagaaaaaaaaaggcaggttcACCTGGTAAACAAAGATGAccatttttttttgcttgttttgtactttatttaattttaatttatttatttgatagagagagagagagagaaagagaaagaggaagagacagagagagggagagaatgggcacaccagggcctccagccactgcaaacgaactccatacgcatgtgcccccttgtgcatctggcttacgtgggtcttggggaatcaagccgaagtcctttggctttgcaggcaaatgccttaaccgctaagccatctctccaaccattttttttttttttttgtttttcaatttatttatttgagagcaacagacacagagagaaagacaggtagagggagagagagagaatgggcgcgccagggcctccagcctctgcaaacgaacttcagacgtgtgcgcccccttgtgcatctggctaacgtgggacctggggaaccgagcctggaaccggggtccttaggcttcacaggcaagcgcttaactgctacgccatctctccagcccccatgtttgttttttaaggtagggtttcacttaagctcaggctgacctgaaattcagtacaTATTCttgggggtggccttgaactcatggtgatcctcccacctctgcctcctgagtgcatggattaaaggcatgtgccaccacgccaagcaCAAAGAtggccatttaaaaatattgtaatcatttatttatttgggaaagatatatatatgtgtgtgtatcttatctatctatctatctatctatctatctatctatctatctatctatctatctatctagagaaagagagagagagagagagagagagagagagagagaaaatggcatgctagggcctccagccactgtaaacgagctccagaggcatgcaccactttgtgtatttgcatttggcttacatggataatatagaatcaaacctgggtccttaggctttgtaggccaagtgccttaaccatctcgcCAGCTCAAAAATGgccatttttataattttctttttaaatattttattaattatttgtaaacagagatgggatgagcacactagggcctcatgctactgcaaataaactccagaggcgtgtgccactttgtgcatctggcattatgtgggtcctggggaatcggacccaggctgtcaggctttgtaagcaagtgtctttaaccactgagccatctctctagctccattatatatatatatatataattgtaaacaatattgcatggtaattccccccttcccccactttctcctttgaaactccactctccatcatttccccgccccctctcaatcaggctctctctttttttttttttttaaattttatttatttatttgagagcgacagacacagagagaaagacagatagagggagagagagaatgggcacgccagggcttccagcctctgcaaacgaactccagacgcgtgcgcccccttgtgcatttggctaacgtgggacctggggaaccgagcctcgaaccggggtccttaggcttcacaggcaagcgcttaaccgctacgccatctctccagccccaggctctctttttttgatgtcatcatcttttcctcctattatgatggtcttgtgttggtagtgtcaggcactgtgaaggaccacatatttctgtcttatttttaaaaaatattttattcgtatttatttgagagagacagtgagacaggtgagagagagaatgggcatgtcagggcctccagctactgcaaactccagatgcatgtaccaccttgtgcatctggctcacatgggccctggggaatcaaatctggaaccttaggttttacaggcaagtgtcttaactgttaagccatctctccaacccctgagttaattaaaaaaaaacaaaacacctttttatttgagacagagagggagacagaaagagagggaacgAGAAgttagagggagaatgggcatgcccgggcctctggCCATGTCACCCCACTTTTATAATTTTCTAAGCAcagtcccttcctccttttccccatTAGCTGTGTACTCAGGGAGGTACAATCTTCCCCATTTTCTGGTGTAATTCCCTTCCTGAGTCTGTCCAGTTTCTTTGTGAAGCTTGACTTAGCTCTGTTCTGCATTCTAAGACAGGAGGACTTATCTAGGTCTCCTGGCTTCAAGGCCACAGGCCCTTCCGGAACTCACCATGCATCACTGCGGATGGCTTTTCAGGTCTGGGGCCCGACAAAAGAATTTGGGTGGAAGGGGACTTAACATTCCCTGCTTGTTTGTACTCTTGCGGTTTGAAAGTCAAGTCTTGTTTAAGgcattttattgaaaatggacgaatagggctgaagagatggctcagtgcttagaCACTTGTTTGAAATTGGACCAATACATCTCCCACATTGTATGTGTAAGCAGGGCTTCAGGTGACAGCCAGGGAAATGAGTATGGTGTGGCACTCCAGGTCAGAGGGTGAGAAGACCAGATGTCCTTACTCTCCTTTGCTGTGTTCTTAGAATTTTAGGGTGACCTTAGGTTGTGTACACTATGAAGCTCCTTCCATGGTGAGGAAGCAGCAGCAGTAATATCGGGGCTCCTGTCAGTCAGAAGGGGCTGGTCCTGGTCTCCGCAGCTGTGCTTCACCACAGCATGTTGGACAGGCCCAGGAGAGCTATTTATCTTCCCCCTGGTTCTGACCCTGCTCCTCGCCCTTCACACCACCCAGGAGACcagcggggggagggggacagggcTCACAGTTGGATTTCCCCATTCCCATCCAAAGGATGTGCATGCCAggatgtgtgtatgagtgtgagaAGGCTGAATGCACCATCCTGCCACCTGAGACAGAGCAGGGAGGTCCTGCCCCATGCTTAGCCAGTGGCCTGAGTCTTGTGCATCATTTTTACAATAAGATGCTGTTCTCATGCTGGAATAAGATATGGCTTATGGGTTCCAAGCCACGTTATGGCAGGCTTTAAAcagatgtgttgcagtcaggttcacagtgctggcagaaatcacttgtcctgcctggggaaatggcttagcggttaagacgtttgcctgcaaagcctgaggacactggttcggttcaccaggacccacgtaaaccagatgtacaagggggtgcaggtgtctggagttcatttgctgtggctggaggtcctggcatgccaattctctctttttctctgcctcttcctttctctctctctctctctagctctctcaaataaataaattaaatatttaaaaaataataaaaagaaatcacccatccaagagcagcttttgggtaatgggtttattttgacttatagactctaggggaagctccctgatggcagaggaaaatgatggcatgcgcagagggtggacatcaccccctggccaatgtaagatagtgaacaggaacaggaaagtgtgccaaacactggcaaggggaaactggctgtaccACCTTTAAGCCCGTTTCccacaatacaccgcctccaggaagctttaatttccaattgccatcagctgggaacttagcactcAGAACAGCCCAGTTCattgggaacacctgaaccaaaccaccaaaAGATGCTTATATCAGGCAACAACTCAAAGTTTCCATCTCCTGCTTGAATGCATATACaccccatgctggtcttgaatttgtggCAATTCTCCTTCAGCCACTAGAGTGCTGAgatataggcatgcaccatcatgcctgtctTGACCTTTCAGACCTTATAAAACAggtgtttggctggagagatggcttagcagctaaggcgcttgcctgcaaagcctaagcacccaggtttgattccccagaactcacatcagccagatgcacaaggtggcacatatgtctggaattcatttgcagtggctggaaaccctggtgtacccattctctttgctgtgaaataaataaataaaataaaataaaatatttttcaaaaaagagtTGTGGGGCTAAGTTGCTAAGGCTGGATGTGGGCAGGTAGTGCCTCTTGGGCAGCTCCTTCAGACACTGCCCACACCCTGTGTCTCCATGCTGATGTCCCTCTGCCTATCTGAGATATCATCATCatttctcttaaattaaaaaattattattatatatatatatatacacatacatacatatatatgtatatgtatatatatacatacatacatacagatatatatgtatatgtgtgggtgtgtatgtgtatatataacaaaacaaaacaaaaaacccagggagggccggagagatggctcagcagttaaggcacttgcctgcaaaagtctAATGACTCAAGGTTCCATTTCCTGGTGCCtaacgttaagccagatgcacaatggggcaaaAGCATTCTTTTGCGgcagctagagactctggtgtgtccatattctctccgtgtttgcaaataaataaataaataaaaataaaaaattaatagggAGCACACACAATGGTGCACacttgttttagagagagagagagagagagagagagagagagagagagagagagaaggaattggcacatcagggccttagacactgaaatcaaactccagatgcttgtgccatgtagtgggcatgtgcaaccttgcgcttacctcatctttgtgcgtctggctaaggttggatctggagagctgaacatgggtccttaggtgttgcaggcaagtgctttaaatgctaagccttcTTGCCAGtctggtgcacacttttaatttcagaatttgggaggtgaagataggaggactgtcttgagtttgaagccagcctgggactacagagtacaggtccgtctgggctagtgtgagaccctgtttcaaaaacacaaacaagacTGCTGGTTAAGATGGCGTCTGCCTAACCATGCTGCACCTCCCTGGGGAAAGAAGGATAGACACAGGTCCTagggagagaaccaccccatcatacctcaaaagagccccaactgaaactaagaataattgaggaaacaagcaagagtgctgttttcttggtgaacctggtaccagcacaagggtgaaggagatagacacagagaacactcaattcctaccaaaccagatatccagagacacagaggcccccaagacctcatcactgaagcagaccgaaaatgaactcaacatggcgcagggaaatttgcggaagagggggcagaaagaatgtcagagccacatgatgggtcatgatacacagggacattgcctcctacttataactgatggctagccccacaatgcatgacccatataccccaatgaggagggtctctgtggaggggggaggacagggaaaagGCTAACAGTGGTatcaacttgaatgtattcactgaatacaaaactaatataaaaaaagtaaaaaaaaaacaaaaacaaaaaccaaaacttctaggcgtggtggcgcacgcttttaatcccagcactcaggaggcagaggtaggaggatcgccatgagtttgaggccaccctgagactccatagtgaattccaggtcagcctgggccagagtgataccctacctcgaaaaaaacaaaaaataaaaatgtaaaaaaataaaaaactaagaaaaaaagaactatctAGGAATTAATAACTGtcaaaagtaaacataaaagaaatgataattataaatacatgtatatatattaaaaaaaaacaaaaataaaaccagcaaAACCCCCCTaaaatctggctggagagattgctcagtggttaaagctacttgcttgcaaagcctgtgaacCTGGGTTTGAGtgcctagtacc includes:
- the LOC123464431 gene encoding serine protease 28-like, coding for MAILVVHLDCLMLWLLLLALPCLGDSAPEVPSPVLKGKLVGIMGGEGTHQGKWPWQVSLRIYNYRWAYWGHICGGSIIHPQWVLTAAHCIFRKDADPSAYRIQVGEVYLYTGGKLLGIHQIIRHPNATISNLGSDVALLRLVAPVAMNDYVRPVTLPQHGDNFTSSDECWLTGWGNYYRAVPLQAPYQLQKVRIPLQDERSCDEAYRKDPHFRDKSKAILEDMLCAGSEGRGPCLGDSGGPLVCWKTDRWVQVGVVSWGIECSLKLPAVFVRVQSYLDWIYEYV